A genomic region of Aspergillus oryzae RIB40 DNA, chromosome 1 contains the following coding sequences:
- a CDS encoding uncharacterized protein (predicted protein), with product MMDDMILKQVESISFEDPSDSDQNEPCVDEAPPRRYETRRTRAMSSREKHTSNIPTVRARDAAAALSGTERTLRPRPVSIPKPKPRVASSLFSSRKPRTPTNPSSMHHAAAVVNSKTIVGYTKGRDVSCKLHGKPPSTTKGQTIPQGIFSADTYVRPSGTPPLETDTVPLAHDADHLTANSEEVLPVYEEDEESLNFQLTL from the coding sequence ATGATGGATGACATGATCTTAAAACAGGTCGAGAGCATTAGTTTCGAAGATCCGAGTGACAGCGACCAGAATGAGCCTTGTGTGGATGAAGCACCGCCGCGTCGCTATGAAACGCGTCGTACCCGCGCCATGAGCTCCCGGGAGAAGCATACCAGCAACATCCCAACCGTTCGTGCTCGTGATGCAGCCGCTGCTCTTTCTGGCACCGAACGCACACTCCGACCTAGGCCTGTCTCAATTCCAAAGCCCAAGCCGAGAGTTGCGTCGTCCTTATTTTCGTCGAGAAAGCCTAGGACGCCAACTAACCCATCATCTATGCATCATGCCGCGGCCGTGGTTAACTCTAAAACAATAGTCGGGTATACCAAGGGCCGGGACGTGTCGTGCAAGCTACATGGCAAACCGCCTAGCACTACGAAAGGACAAACAATTCCCCAGGGAATTTTCTCTGCCGACACTTACGTGCGACCTTCCGGGACCCCTCCTCTCGAAACCGATACGGTGCCTCTTGCACATGACGCGGATCACCTAACGGCCAATTCTGAGGAAGTGCTCCCTGTgtatgaggaagatgaggagagcTTAAATTTCCAGCTGACGCTGTGA
- a CDS encoding putative cyclopropane-fatty-acyl-phospholipid synthase (cyclopropane fatty acid synthase and related methyltransferases): protein MAETKIHPQSPEEFEFIETPPASCTTPAEPCGVRTTSYPAIKNAPVPADSPGSDSFSNILLFSLLLLIPWYLARQVGGGFYTTIFFAIFTTIPILMAFWSVASSISPRKTEKAKYAGRPVEHYLHFHSEHDRAAYRGKSKIPMEVFYEKYFNGEVDFKGDALECLEFRHDWANFRFTMGLFKHFLFGFIPEMLMHTRSQDEEQVRDHYDRGDDFYAWFLGPRMIYTSGVISDPDREETLEELQDNKLAVVCEKIGLKPGDTVLDLGCGWGTLAKYASVHYGAQVTGITLGRNQTAWGNNGLRKAGIEDSQSRIMCLDYRDAPRVDGGYKKITCLEMAEHVGVRHFTTFLSQVYDMLDDDGVFFLQIAGLRKSWQYEDLIWGLFMNKYIFPGADASTPLGFVVDRLEAAGFEIKAVDTIGVHYSATLWRWYRNWMGNREKVEAKYGKRWFRIWEYFLASSTITSRQGGATCWQLTLVKNINSTHRIEGINTQYGLKGARQAAIDSVGHGAVPSAHVTPKA, encoded by the exons ATGGCTGAGACGAAGATCCATCCTCAGTCCCCTGAGGAGTTCGAGTTCATTGAAACTCCCCCTGCCTCCTGCACTACTCCCGCTGAGCCCTGTGGTGTGAGGACAACGTCG TACCCGGCCATCAAAAATGCCCCCGTCCCAGCGGATTCTCCGGGCAGTGATAGcttctccaacatcctcctcttctctttgcttctgctCATCCCATGGTATCTGGCCCGCCAGGTCGGTGGTGGTTTCTAcaccaccatcttcttcgcaATCTTCACCACTATCCCTATTTTGATGGCTTTCTGGTCCGTCGCTTCATCCATCTCCCCCCGCAAGACCGAAAAGGCCAAGTATGCTGGCCGCCCCGTCGAACACTACCTGCACTTCCACAGCGAGCATGACCGTGCTGCCTACCGTGGAAAGAGCAAGATTCCCATGGAGGTTTTCTACGAGAAGTACTTCAACGGTGAGGTAGACTTCAAGGGTGACGCCTTGGAGTGCCTCGAGTTCCGCCACGATTGGGCCAACTTCCGCTTCACCATGGGCCTTTTCAAGCACTTCCTCTTCGGTTTCATCCCCGAGATGCTGATGCACACCCGCTCCCAAG ATGAGGAGCAGGTCCGTGATCATTATGACCGTGGTGATGATTTCTACGCTTGGTTCTTGGGCCCACGCATGATCTACACCTCCGGTGTTATTAGTGATCCCGATCGGGAGGAGACCCTAGAGGAGCTGCAGGACAACAAGCTGGCTGTGGTTTGTGAGAAGATTGGCCTGAAGCCCGGAGACACCGTCCTCGATCTTGGCTGTGGCTGGGGTACTCTGGCCAAGTATGCTTCCGTCCACTATGGCGCCCAGGTTACCGGTATCACTCTTGGTCGTAACCAGACTGCCTGGGGTAACAATGGCCTTCGTAAGGCCGGTATTGAGGACTCCCAGAGCCGTATTATGTGCTTGGACTACCGTGACGCTCCTCGCGTTGACGGCGGCTACAAGAAGATCACTTGCCTGGAGATGGCTGAGCATGTCGGTGTGCGTCACTTCACTACTTTCTTATCTCAGGTTTATGATATGCTGGACGACGACGgtgttttcttcctccagatTGCTGGTCTCCGTAAGTCCTGGCAGTACGAGGATCTCATCTGGGGTCTCTTCATGAACAAGTATATCTTCCCTGGTGCCGACGCTAGCACCCCTCTTGGATTTGTTGTCGACCGTCTGGAGGCCGCTGGTTTTGAGATCAAGGCTGTAGACACCATTGGTGTCCACTACTCTGCTACTCTCTGGCGCTGGTACCGTAACTGGATGGGCAACCGTGAGAAGGTTGAGGCCAAGTATGGCAAGAGATGGTTCAGA ATCTGGGAATACTTCCTTGCTTCTTCGACCATCACCTCCCGTCAGGGTGGTGCCACCTGCTGGCAGCTCACTCTtgtcaagaacatcaacTCCACCCACCGTATCGAGGGTATCAACACTCAGTACGGCCTTAAGGGTGCCCGTCAGGCTGCTATCGACTCTGTCGGTCACGGCGCCGTGCCTAGTGCTCACGTCACTCCCAAGGCATAA
- a CDS encoding amine oxidase (copper amine oxidase) translates to MSFTSQETTSTTSGKLHPFDPVRPEEIRLAVRILEASFPGVPLRYNRIDIHEPIKQDVIPYIEAERLGKPLPPRPARLLYSYFSRVDTGVCIKALMNADTKSLIYAKEFPEGVQPPMDVDEIAGIEEHCMQHPAVLAEIEKLKLPPGMTVCNDPWMYGTDDPNEKRRLFQCFMYIVEVDHPENNHYSLPCKFSPVFDARTKELVRMDYLPGGADHQTVETQPWVPVKAVQYAPELLDEPLRTDLKPYIVQQPQGASFSVDGNSVYWQKWRFRVGFNNREGLVLHNITYDKRNVFYRLNVSEMTVPYGDPRAPYHRKQAFDVGDVGFGLNANQLSLGCDCLGHIKYFDGYRSDSKGNPVLLKNIICMHEQDNGLQYKHTNYRSNAATVKRNRQLVLQMICTVANYEYIFAYIFDQAGNVELEVRATGILSTVPFDNLNGETVPWGTNVGPGVMAPYHQHMFSLRIDPAIDGFNNTVYYEDSVPLPEDENNPYLVGYTTEQTVIRKSSSANTDVNRHRVFKIRNDNVINPITYKPVSYKLMAAPSQMLLLPKHAVGHQRAEFASKPIWVTKYQDNELFAAGEFTNQSKKADGVETWVQRNDDTENEDVVLWHTFGLTHNPRIEDFPVMPMERISVMLRPDGFFTKNPALDVPPSSQAFNKSTLHPEPAPAAACCSGVGGSKAKLYKRVD, encoded by the exons ATGTCATTCACATCTCAAGAGACCACATCCACAACTTCGGGGAAACTTCACCCGTTTGACCCCGTACGACCAGAAGAGATTAGACTTGCTGTTCGCATTCTAGAAGCATCATTTCCTGGTGTTCCATTGCGCTACAACCGCATTGATATTCACGAGCCCATTAAGCAAGATGTCATTCCCTATATTGAGGCAGAACGGCTAGGAAAGCCTCTCCCACCCAGACCAGCACGACTTTTGTATTCCTACTTCAGCCGTGTCGACACAGGTGTCTGCATCAAAGCCTTGATGAATGCTGATACAAAGTCTCTCATCTACGCAAAAGAGTTCCCAGAGGGAGTGCAG CCACcaatggatgttgatgaaattGCTGGTATCGAAGAGCACTGCATGCAACACCCAGCAGTACTCGCAGAaattgagaagctcaagctgCCCCCTGGCATGACAGTCTGCAATGACCCATGGATGTACGGAACTGACGACCCCAACGAGAAACGGCGACTCTTCCAATGCTTCATGTATATTGTAGAGGTAGACCACCCTGAGAACAACCATTACTCTCTACCTTGCAAGTTCTCTCCTGTCTTTGATGCCCGCACAAAGGAATTAGTCCGTATGGATTATCTTCCCGGTGGCGCAGATCATCAGACAGTCGAGACTCAGCCGTGGGTACCCGTCAAAGCAGTTCAGTATGCCCCGGAACTTCTAGACGAACCACTCCGGACGGATCTCAAGCCATACATTGTTCAGCAGCCTCAGGGTGCTTCCTTCTCGGTTGATGGCAACTCCGTTTACTGGCAGAAATGGCGCTTCAGGGTCGGATTCAATAACCGGGAGGGTCTCGTTCTCCACAACATCACATATGACAAGCGCAACGTCTTCTACCGTCTGAACGTCTCAGAAATGACCGTGCCTTATGGCG ACCCCCGAGCTCCCTACCACCGCAAGCAGGCCTTTGACGTGGGCGACGTCGGCTTCGGCCTCAACGCCAACCAACTCTCCCTAGGCTGCGACTGTCTAGGCCATATTAAATATTTTGACGGATACAGATCCGACTCGAAGGGTAACCCCGTTCTGTTGAAGAATATAATCTGCATGCACGAACAAGACAACGGCCTGCAATACAAGCACACAAACTACCGCTCAAACGCAGCAACCGTCAAGCGCAACCGCCAGCTCGTCCTCCAGATGATCTGCACCGTCGCAAACTACGAATACATCTTCGCCTATATCTTCGACCAGGCCGGAAACGTCGAGCTTGAGGTTCGTGCAACAGGTATTCTGTCCACCGTTCCCTTCGACAACCTGAACGGCGAGACCGTCCCCTGGGGTACCAACGTCGGCCCTGGCGTCATGGCCCCCTACCATCAACACATGTTCTCCCTCCGTATCGACCCCGCAATCGACGGCTTCAATAACACCGTCTACTACGAAGATAGCGTGCCGCTTCCCGAGGACGAGAATAACCCTTACCTGGTCGGCTATACCACGGAACAGACCGTGATCCGCAAGTCCAGCTCCGCAAACACAGACGTTAACCGTCACCGCGTCTTTAAGATCCGTAACGACAACGTCATCAACCCCATCACCTACAAGCCCGTCTCATACAAACTCATGGCAGCGCCTAGCCAAATGCTTCTGCTCCCGAAGCACGCAGTGGGACACCAGCGGGCCGAATTCGCCAGCAAGCCGATCTGGGTCACGAAGTACCAGGACAATGAACTATTCGCCGCGGGCGAGTTCACGAACCAGAGCAAGAAGGCCGATGGTGTCGAGACCTGGGTCCAGAGAAACGACGATACAGAGAATGAGGACGTGGTCCTTTGGCACA CTTTCGGTCTCACTCATAACCCTCGTATTGAGGATTTCCCTGTCATGCCCATGGAACGTATTAGTGTTATGCTTCGGCCGGATGGCTTCTTTACCAAGAACCCGGCTCTGGATGTGCCACCTTCGTCTCAGGCATTCAATAAGTCGACTCTTCACCCCGAGCCAGCGCCGGCTGCGGCATGCTGCTCTGGTGTTGGAGGCAGCAAGGCAAAACTTTACAAGCGTGTTGACTGA
- a CDS encoding fungal specific transcription factor domain-containing protein (predicted protein), which produces MWAEPLKPSAEIFQQVLPPKRRRVSPSPSLSASSPAAPVEQLSPNSTVFSGYTTVPSTPSEYGAIEICTPQDEDNDSHGNDDLALDVTHSENCAVLVPKQCGSLSHLSNLEMHYLQYHMEQGSKLLANLESDENPLRSLIIPYALSSPLLMKALCAVSAMHLANRSCGNLSAQNAAANYYVRTMSGLRSALSKAPVEGFPTDSILAVALLCKYEIVRGSVKQWAVHLSALEKLVVSRGGFSTFDQDTAEFLWGLFMYAHNVARVTNRKQITNYIPGEEALSLRKLDIYIGYTEDIIRLCPRIADLPLLSHDPVALGLEIHTIDSSLRNWTHTSTPYIIPKGATDASLVRLRMVAECFRDAAYIYLHSTLERMSRGIVARNLPSLWSSFISRTKQVALRRCLDRIQSFPLDENCEYSALTFPLFIAGCESESPAARELVILSLSKLESNFGIGNTKRAKELLHILWNGEKMHWLDVLEQLKWDLILA; this is translated from the exons ATGTGGGCAGAGCCACTCAAACCATCCGCAGAGATCTTTCAGCAAGTTCTGCCACCAAAGCGACGACGAGTTAGCCCGTCGCCTTCGCTATCTGCCAGCTCCCCCGCGGCACCAGTAGAACAGCTCTCGCCCAATTCAACCGTATTCTCAGGCTATACTACTGTTCCTTCGACTCCATCAGAATACGGCGCAATTGAGATATGCACCCCacaagatgaagataatGACTCTCATGGAAACGACGATTTAGCACTCGATGTTACCCACTCTGAGAACTGTGCTGTTCTTGTACCCAAACAATGTGGATCTCTCAGCCATCTATCGAATCTCGAAATGCACTATCTCCAGTACCATATGGAGCAGGGTTCCAAGCTGCTGGCTAACCTGGAAAGTGATGAAAACCCTCTACGATCGTTAATCATTCCTTATGCGTTATCATCACCACTCTTGATGAAGGCGCTATGTGCTGTGTCTGCAATGCACTTAGCAAATCGCTCTTGTGGTAATTTGAGTGCGCAGAACGCAGCAGCAAACTATTACGTGCGCACAATGAGTGGCCTCCGCTCAGCTCTTTCCAAGGCTCCTGTTGAAGGGTTCCCCACAGACTCAATTCTAGCAGTGGCGCTTCTTTGCAAGTACGAAATTGTTCGGGGCAGTGTAAAGCAATGGGCAGTGCACCTGAGCGCATTGGAGAAACTAGTAGTTTCTCGCGGCGGATTCTCCACGTTCGATCAAGACACAGCTGAGTTTCTATGGGGACT GTTCATGTATGCGCACAACGTGGCGAGAGTTACTAACCGTAAGCAAATCACGAACTACATCCCTGGCGAAGAAGCTCTAAGCCTCAGAAAACTCGACATATATATCGGATACACAGAAGACATCATCAGACTCTGCCCGCGAATTGCCGACCTACCCTTACTTAGTCACGACCCCGTTGCTCTAGGGTTGGAAATCCACACAAT AGACTCATCACTCCGAAATTGGACACACACCTCAACCCCATACATAATTCCAAAAGGAGCCACAGACGCAAGTCTTGTCCGCCTGCGCATGGTGGCTGAATGCTTCCGCGACGCAGCGTACATCTACCTCCATTCGACCCTAGAACGAATGAGTCGAGGTATCGTGGCCCGAAACCTACCGTCACTGTGGTCCTCATTCATCTCCCGGACAAAGCAAGTCGCCTTACGCCGTTGTCTGGACCGAATTCAGTCTTTCCCTCTGGATGAAAACTGCGAGTACTCAGCCCTTACGTTTCCGCTTTTCATAGCGGGCTGTGAGAGCGAGAGCCCTGCGGCAAGGGAGCTGGTTATTCTGTCGCTGAGCAAATTGGAAAGTAATTTTGGGATTGGCAATACGAAGCGGGCTAAGGAATTATTACATATCCTCTGGAatggggagaagatgcattgGTTGGATGTATTGGAGCAATTGAAGTGGGACTTGATTCTTGCATGA